The Orrella daihaiensis genome contains the following window.
GGGCGGTTCATGTTGAACACCACCATGGGTCTTGGGGGGTGTATCGACGTAGCTAGCATGAACGGGCAGCCGCGCATCGAGAATGACTTTGGTATTACCTTGGGTGTTTGGGGTGTTCCCCAGGGGCCGTATTTGGTGCTGCCTTTGCTTGGCGCCAGTTCAGTTCGCGATGGTGTGGGCACGGTGGTTGATTTCGGGGGCGACCAGCTCGATACGATTGGTTTGATCCCCAATGTGCGCCTGCGCAACTCATTGTGGGGGCTTGAGGTGGTGGTTCGTCGAGAAGCTTTGCTGACTGTCACAGACACCATTGATCGAACAGCGCTTGACCCATACAGCTTTATTCGTGACGCCTACCTGCAGCGCCGAGCCGCGATGGTGAGCGATGACCCTGACGCACAGGCGCTACCGGATTATCAAGATTATGCAGATGTTGAGGCTGATGAAAAAGCGCTTGGCATCACTAAGGAGAAGGATCGATGAATAGCGCGGCATTGCTGAACGACTCGGACAGATTCTTTGGTTTGTCCAAACATCTGCGACTCGTGACGGTGTTTCTGGCAAGTCTGCTGTTGTGCGTAACGGCCATGGCCAAGCCCAATCCTCAGGATGACCCACCCAAGTTTGTGCAGGACGTTGCCGATGAATTGTTGGTTGTTCTAAAAAGTGATCCTCAGGTCAGACAACAAAACGTGGCACGCATTAATGAGGTTGTCGAGCAGTACATCATGCCTTACGTCGATTTTGAGCGCACCACACGACTTGCGGCTGGAAAGTACTGGCGCCAAGCTACCCCAGAGCAACGACAGGCACTTTCTGAGGCATTTAAAAACACGCTAATTCGTACTTACAGCGGTGCTTTGACGAAAGTTGACAATGGCACCAATATGGAAGTGCTGCCCTACCGGGCCGAGGCGGATGCCAAGGATGTCGTGGTCCGCTCAAACGTTGTTCAAGGCGCCAATACCCAGCCGATTCGAGTCGATTACCGACTGCGGTTGGAGCCCGAGGGTTGGCGCATCTATGATCTGAACGTTGAAAACGTGTGGCTAATTCAAAACTATCGCAACCAGTTCGCCCAGGAAATCAATCGATCCGGCATTGATGGGTTAATTGCAGCGCTAAACCAGCGCAACTCTCAAAACTAGAATATGTCATCCGCAGCAATCGAATTTGAGCACGTCTATAAAACTTACCAGCCCGCAGTCAAACATTGGTGGCAGCGCTTTACCAATCGCTCGCATGGTGAAGGTTTCAAGGCACTTCATGATGTCAGCCTGCGTATTGAGTACGGAGAGTTTTTTGGGTTGCTTGGCCCGAACGGCGCTGGTAAAACCTCGCTGATTTCCATTCTTGCGGGTCTTTCATATGCAACCGAGGGCCGAGCTCGTGTTTGCGGACATGACGTGGTCAATGATTTCCGGGCTTCTCGGCGAGCACTTGGCGTTGTTCCACAAGAGCTCGTGTACGACCCAT
Protein-coding sequences here:
- a CDS encoding MlaA family lipoprotein — its product is MAMTQIKRLMLAASVLVLAGCASTKGPENPADPWEGMNRGTFAFNEAVDDAVLTPIAELYAFITPRPVRTCIRNMYLNLGEIWSAINSALQQRHFDAINTTGRFMLNTTMGLGGCIDVASMNGQPRIENDFGITLGVWGVPQGPYLVLPLLGASSVRDGVGTVVDFGGDQLDTIGLIPNVRLRNSLWGLEVVVRREALLTVTDTIDRTALDPYSFIRDAYLQRRAAMVSDDPDAQALPDYQDYADVEADEKALGITKEKDR
- a CDS encoding MlaC/ttg2D family ABC transporter substrate-binding protein yields the protein MNSAALLNDSDRFFGLSKHLRLVTVFLASLLLCVTAMAKPNPQDDPPKFVQDVADELLVVLKSDPQVRQQNVARINEVVEQYIMPYVDFERTTRLAAGKYWRQATPEQRQALSEAFKNTLIRTYSGALTKVDNGTNMEVLPYRAEADAKDVVVRSNVVQGANTQPIRVDYRLRLEPEGWRIYDLNVENVWLIQNYRNQFAQEINRSGIDGLIAALNQRNSQN